Proteins from a genomic interval of Equus quagga isolate Etosha38 chromosome 11, UCLA_HA_Equagga_1.0, whole genome shotgun sequence:
- the KRT20 gene encoding keratin, type I cytoskeletal 20 → MDFTGRSLHRSVSSSSRGPALSVSSSMYRLGGTQHLRVAPSVYGGAGGHGTRISTSRHVVSYGGDLSGGDLLVGNEKMAMQNLNDRLASYLEKVRSLEQSNLNLEVQIRQWYETNAPSASRDYSAYYKQIEDLRNQIKDAQLKNARCVLQIDNAKLAAEDFRLKYETERGIRLTVEADLQGLHRVLDDLTLRKTDLEIQIEELKKDLILLQKEHQEEVNSLRRQLGNTVSVEVDAAPGLNLSAIMDEMRQKYEAMAQENLRKAKEQFELQIETLHQEVIGSSKELKETEGRIKELRRTYQNLEIDLQSYLSKKDSLERTLAETKARYGDKLATIQAQLSTLEFQLMQIRTDAERQNNEYSILLDIKTRLEQEIATYRRLLEGEDVIIADYRSSHLEERDIKKTRKIKTVVQEVVDGKVVSSEVKEVEENI, encoded by the exons ATGGATTTCACTGGCAGAAGCCTCCACAGAAGCGTGAGTTCCTCCTCGCGGGGCCCTGCACTCAGCGTAAGCAGCTCCATGTATAGACTGGGCGGCACGCAGCACCTCCGGGTTGCACCCAGCGTCTatggaggggctggaggccacGGCACTCGCATCTCGACCTCCCGCCACGTAGTGAGCTATGGGGGCGATCTCTCCGGAGGGGACCTGCTTGTCGGcaatgagaagatggccatgCAGAACCTAAATGACCGCCTAGCAAGCTACCTAGAAAAAGTGCGCTCCCTGGAGCAGTCCAACTTGAACCTCGAAGTGCAGATCAGGCAGTGGTACGAAACCAACGCGCCTAGCGCCAGTCGGGACTACAGTGCGTATTACAAACAAATCGAAGACCTGCGAAATCAG ATTAAAGATGCTCAACTGAAAAATGCCCGATGTGTCCTACAAATTGATAATGCAAAACTGGCTGCTGAAGACTTCAGACTGAA GTATGAGACTGAGAGAGGGATTCGCCTAACAGTGGAAGCTGATCTCCAAGGCCTCCATAGGGTCCTGGATGATCTAACTCTACGTAAAACAGACTTGGAGATTCAAATCGAAGAATTAAAGAAAGACCTGATTCTCCTCCAAAAAGAACATCAGGAG GAAGTGAACAGCCTACGCAGACAGCTGGGCAACACTGTCAGTGTAGAGGTGGATGCTGCTCCGGGCCTGAACCTCAGCGCCATCATGGATGAAATGAGGCAGAAGTATGAAGCCATGGCCCAGGAGAACCTTCGGAAGGCTAAAGAGCAGTTTGAGCTACAG ATTGAAACTCTGCATCAAGAAGTCATCGGGAGCTCTAAAGAGTTGAAAGAAACTGAGGGTCGCATAAAGGAGCTGAGACGCACCTACCAGAACCTGGAGATAGACCTCCAGTCCTATCTCAGTAAG AAAGACTCTTTGGAGCGTACACTAGCAGAGACCAAAGCTCGTTATGGTGACAAGTTGGCCACCATCCAGGCACAGCTAAGCACCCTAGAGTTCCAGCTGATGCAGATTCGGACTGATGCAGAACGCCAGAACAACGAATACAGTATTCTCCTTGACATAAAGACCCGGCTTGAGCAGGAAATTGCAACATACCGCCGCCTTCTGGAAGGAGAAGATGTAAT aattgcAGATTACCGGTCAAGCCACCTGGAGGAGAGAG ATATAAAGAAAACCAGGAAGATCAAGACAGTAGTGCAAGAAGTAGTGGACGGCAAGGTCGTGTCTTCTGAAGTCAAAGAGGTGGAAGAAAACATATAA